The following coding sequences lie in one Pelobacter seleniigenes DSM 18267 genomic window:
- a CDS encoding ABC transporter ATP-binding protein, whose translation MPVLIETRCLEKEFKTPVRDIKVLRGINLSIRQGERVAIVGTSGAGKTTLMHILGGLDHPSEGDVLFEGSDIYALRGAALDGFRNKTVGFVFQFHQLLPEFSALENVMMPLLIGGVRRSVALKQAAEVLSEVGLEERLTHKPGALSGGEQQRVAIARALVRQPRLLLADEPTGNLDSLTSDEILALLNQIHRSRGLTMIIVTHNQDLATSLDRVLQIEDGILAGDILN comes from the coding sequence GTGCCGGTGCTGATTGAGACCCGCTGCCTGGAGAAGGAGTTCAAAACTCCGGTTCGTGATATCAAGGTGCTGCGAGGAATAAATCTGTCGATTCGCCAGGGCGAACGGGTGGCCATTGTTGGTACGTCCGGGGCTGGTAAGACGACCCTGATGCATATCCTGGGGGGGCTTGATCACCCCAGCGAAGGGGATGTGCTGTTCGAAGGCAGCGACATCTATGCTCTGCGCGGCGCAGCTCTGGATGGGTTTCGTAATAAGACGGTCGGTTTCGTTTTTCAGTTTCATCAGCTGTTGCCTGAATTCAGTGCCTTGGAAAATGTCATGATGCCGCTGCTGATTGGGGGTGTCAGGCGTTCTGTTGCCTTGAAACAGGCAGCAGAGGTGCTGAGTGAGGTCGGTCTGGAAGAGCGCCTGACCCATAAGCCCGGGGCTCTCTCCGGTGGAGAACAGCAGCGGGTGGCCATTGCCAGAGCATTGGTACGGCAGCCACGGTTGCTGCTCGCGGATGAGCCGACCGGCAACCTGGACAGTTTGACCTCTGATGAAATTCTGGCGCTGCTGAATCAGATCCATCGCTCGCGCGGGCTCACCATGATAATTGTAACTCATAATCAAGATTTGGCGACCAGCCTTGACCGGGTGTTACAGATTGAGGACGGAATCCTGGCCGGGGATATTTTAAATTGA
- the bamA gene encoding outer membrane protein assembly factor BamA — protein MAQSFKVSEIRVEGNNRIATATILAVLSMEAGDEVSLEQVDEAVHKIFALGSFADISADLTEVQGAKIITFVVKELPLVRRFELSGNDELSKDTLRPLIKLKTPSIYNRDKVDESVAELKKKYIEEGYHAVKIEPQLQTDINNEATLIFDIKEGEKVLIKNITFIGNTVFDKDQLLKHIETQEKWWLSWLTGRGAYQEDTMDMDIERIKAAYHDVGYQDVKVKPAQVKLVDDDHLDILIEIDEGPLYHVGKVQVSGDMMRSQDELLDLVKLKQGDVFSREKLRQSILALTDLYADNGYAYANVAPLTNKDTEKKIIDLNLEIDQGTQVYIEKIRIRGNDKTRDKVIRREIPIVEGDLYNAKQIKAANRNIRNLGFFEEVNITDKPGSEADKTILDVDVTEQATGTFSIGVGFSSVDKLIMQGSITQDNLFGYGVKLSLSGSRSNSSFTYSLGVTDPHFLDTDWTLGFEVYKSEREYDSYDDHRTGAAIKAGHPVSENSKLFLTYRYEIQEILNVDDDVTSPIILDAEGKETLSSITAEWVRNTTDYYQDPSRGGITKLSVEFAGIGGTQNFIKPIAEHRHFFPMFWSTVFSVHGAVGYIASTNGDDVPLGEKFFLGGIRTIRGFKTREVGPEDGGEYIGGEKMAYANFEYLFPIDKDLGLKGVLFYDVGNAWRDNESYFSDLRSSVGAGIRWLSPLGPLRFEWGYNLDQRDGEKPSVFEFSIGKAF, from the coding sequence ATGGCCCAGTCCTTCAAGGTGTCCGAAATCCGGGTGGAAGGGAATAACCGGATTGCCACCGCAACCATTTTGGCGGTGTTGTCAATGGAAGCGGGTGACGAGGTCAGCCTGGAACAGGTTGATGAGGCGGTTCATAAAATTTTTGCGCTGGGCAGTTTTGCCGATATCTCTGCGGATTTGACCGAAGTGCAGGGTGCAAAGATTATCACTTTTGTGGTCAAGGAGCTGCCTCTGGTGAGGCGTTTTGAGCTCTCCGGCAACGACGAATTGTCCAAAGACACTCTCCGCCCTCTGATCAAGTTGAAAACCCCTTCCATATACAACCGGGATAAGGTCGATGAAAGCGTTGCCGAACTGAAAAAAAAGTATATTGAAGAGGGGTACCATGCGGTCAAAATTGAGCCTCAACTGCAAACCGATATCAACAATGAAGCAACTTTGATTTTTGATATCAAAGAAGGCGAAAAAGTCCTGATTAAAAATATCACCTTTATCGGTAATACGGTTTTTGACAAGGACCAACTCCTGAAGCATATCGAAACCCAGGAAAAGTGGTGGTTGTCCTGGTTAACCGGTCGTGGGGCCTATCAGGAAGACACCATGGATATGGATATTGAGCGGATCAAAGCTGCCTACCACGATGTCGGTTATCAGGACGTGAAGGTCAAACCCGCCCAGGTGAAGCTGGTTGATGACGACCATCTTGATATCCTCATCGAAATTGATGAGGGTCCGCTGTATCATGTTGGGAAAGTTCAGGTGAGCGGAGATATGATGCGCAGCCAGGACGAGCTGCTGGACCTGGTCAAACTGAAGCAGGGGGATGTTTTCAGCCGGGAGAAACTGCGTCAGAGTATTCTGGCCCTCACCGACCTGTATGCTGATAACGGCTATGCTTACGCCAATGTTGCGCCGCTGACCAACAAGGACACCGAGAAAAAAATAATCGATCTGAATCTGGAGATTGATCAGGGCACCCAGGTTTACATTGAAAAAATAAGAATTCGCGGGAATGATAAAACCCGGGACAAGGTTATTCGGCGGGAAATTCCCATTGTTGAAGGGGATCTGTACAACGCCAAACAAATTAAGGCGGCCAATCGTAACATCAGGAACCTCGGTTTCTTCGAGGAGGTCAATATTACCGACAAACCGGGTTCGGAAGCGGACAAGACCATTCTTGACGTTGACGTCACCGAACAGGCGACCGGAACGTTTTCTATCGGGGTGGGTTTTTCGTCTGTTGACAAGCTCATCATGCAAGGTTCGATAACCCAGGACAATCTTTTTGGGTATGGCGTGAAGCTCAGCCTGAGCGGATCACGGAGCAATTCTTCGTTCACTTATTCTCTTGGGGTAACCGATCCGCATTTTCTGGATACCGATTGGACTCTGGGGTTCGAAGTCTATAAGTCGGAGCGGGAGTATGATAGTTATGATGATCACCGGACTGGCGCGGCTATCAAAGCGGGACACCCGGTTTCTGAGAACTCCAAACTCTTTCTGACTTATCGCTACGAAATACAGGAAATTCTCAACGTCGATGATGATGTCACCAGTCCGATTATTCTTGATGCTGAGGGCAAAGAGACTTTATCTTCTATTACTGCGGAGTGGGTTCGCAACACCACTGATTACTATCAGGATCCGAGCCGTGGGGGGATCACCAAGCTCAGTGTGGAATTTGCAGGAATCGGTGGAACCCAGAATTTCATCAAACCGATTGCCGAACATCGTCACTTTTTTCCCATGTTCTGGAGTACTGTTTTCTCCGTACACGGAGCCGTCGGCTATATCGCATCGACTAATGGCGATGATGTACCGTTAGGGGAGAAATTCTTTCTTGGCGGGATTCGCACAATCCGAGGATTTAAGACGCGGGAAGTCGGTCCTGAGGATGGCGGGGAGTACATCGGCGGTGAAAAAATGGCCTATGCCAACTTTGAATACCTGTTCCCCATTGATAAAGACCTCGGATTGAAAGGGGTATTGTTTTACGACGTCGGCAATGCCTGGAGAGATAATGAAAGTTATTTTTCTGATTTACGCTCCAGTGTCGGTGCCGGAATTCGCTGGCTCAGCCCGCTGGGCCCATTGCGGTTTGAATGGGGTTACAACCTTGATCAGCGCGATGGCGAAAAACCTTCGGTTTTTGAATTCTCAATCGGAAAAGCTTTTTAA
- a CDS encoding OmpH family outer membrane protein, with protein sequence MKKCILVLLAVLCLTGTAFADAKIGYVDLQKALNQSKAGVSAKSEISGLVKKYEDQFKQMQEDLKTQKTNLEKQAGILSESARADKEREYQQSVKELQRFQKDVKDELQAKDADHTKRIINELFDILKKIGKDGGYTVILEKNEGAVIYADESIDLTDQLIKRYDAAQK encoded by the coding sequence ATGAAGAAATGTATTCTTGTTTTACTTGCTGTTTTGTGCCTGACCGGAACCGCGTTTGCCGATGCTAAAATTGGCTATGTCGATTTGCAGAAAGCTCTGAATCAATCCAAAGCAGGAGTGTCGGCAAAAAGTGAAATCAGTGGATTGGTCAAGAAATACGAAGACCAGTTCAAGCAGATGCAGGAGGATTTGAAAACGCAAAAGACCAACCTGGAAAAACAGGCTGGAATCCTCTCTGAAAGTGCACGCGCGGACAAGGAACGGGAATATCAGCAGAGCGTTAAGGAACTGCAGCGGTTTCAAAAAGACGTCAAAGACGAATTGCAGGCAAAGGATGCCGATCATACCAAGCGGATCATTAATGAGCTTTTCGATATTTTGAAAAAAATTGGCAAGGATGGTGGGTACACGGTTATTTTGGAGAAAAACGAGGGCGCTGTCATCTATGCCGATGAAAGTATTGATCTGACGGATCAACTCATCAAGCGCTATGACGCGGCTCAAAAATAA
- the lpxD gene encoding UDP-3-O-(3-hydroxymyristoyl)glucosamine N-acyltransferase, whose translation MTTLQQLADLVGGKVQGDPDLEIRRVTSIDVAAKGDITFVANRKYFAKLKDCQASAVILPPGVDAPGRDLLICPNPYLAFAKILTFLQAPQLPVRGVLPGTWVAETADVADSVTIHPGCVVGENVCIGAGTTLYPGVVVYDNAVIGENCVLHANAVVREGCQLGNRVILQPAAVIGSDGFGFAPDGSSYYKIPQVGIVVLENDVEIGACSCIDRAALGVTRVGRGTKLDNLVQIGHNVELGEDCIIVSQTGIAGSSKVGDHCTFGGQSAVAGHLQIGNNVMIGARGGATNNVASDQLLSGVPLMPHKEWLKATMTLPKLPEMRKEMAHMKKRLEKLEALLKED comes from the coding sequence ATGACTACGCTACAGCAGTTAGCGGATTTGGTTGGTGGCAAGGTTCAGGGTGATCCAGATCTGGAAATCAGGCGCGTCACCTCCATTGATGTTGCGGCAAAAGGGGATATTACTTTTGTTGCCAATCGCAAGTATTTTGCCAAGCTGAAAGATTGCCAGGCTTCTGCTGTCATTCTGCCGCCGGGAGTAGATGCTCCGGGGCGGGATCTGTTGATCTGTCCCAATCCGTATCTGGCATTTGCCAAAATCCTGACATTTCTGCAGGCTCCTCAGTTGCCGGTCAGGGGCGTTTTGCCAGGGACCTGGGTCGCCGAGACGGCTGACGTTGCTGATTCTGTGACCATCCACCCAGGTTGTGTGGTTGGAGAGAACGTGTGCATCGGGGCGGGGACAACTCTCTATCCAGGTGTGGTGGTGTATGATAACGCCGTCATCGGTGAGAACTGTGTTCTGCATGCCAATGCCGTGGTCCGCGAGGGATGTCAGCTCGGTAACCGGGTCATTCTTCAGCCTGCTGCAGTGATCGGTTCGGACGGGTTCGGGTTTGCCCCGGACGGCAGTAGCTACTATAAAATTCCCCAGGTCGGGATCGTTGTGCTGGAGAATGATGTCGAAATCGGCGCCTGCAGCTGCATTGATCGCGCTGCTCTCGGGGTGACCCGGGTTGGCCGTGGTACAAAACTGGATAACCTGGTCCAGATCGGTCATAATGTCGAACTTGGCGAAGACTGTATCATCGTTTCCCAAACCGGTATCGCCGGAAGTTCCAAGGTTGGTGATCACTGTACCTTTGGTGGTCAGTCAGCCGTTGCCGGACACCTTCAGATCGGCAATAACGTCATGATTGGAGCTCGCGGCGGGGCGACCAATAATGTCGCTTCGGATCAGCTTTTATCAGGTGTCCCATTGATGCCGCATAAGGAGTGGCTTAAAGCCACTATGACGCTGCCGAAACTGCCTGAAATGCGCAAGGAAATGGCGCACATGAAAAAGCGCCTGGAGAAACTTGAGGCGTTACTCAAGGAGGATTGA
- the fabZ gene encoding 3-hydroxyacyl-ACP dehydratase FabZ: protein MIVLNIQKIMEILPHRYPFLLVDRIEELEEGKKVNGFKNVTVNEPFFQGHFPGHPIMPGVLIVEAMAQVGGAYVSVIDGIKDDKVTYFVGIDKARFRKPVLPGDVLRMELELLSKRRGIYQFAGKAYVGSTLVAEAELKATFADK, encoded by the coding sequence ATGATCGTTTTGAATATTCAGAAAATAATGGAGATTCTGCCCCACCGTTACCCTTTCTTACTGGTTGACCGGATTGAAGAGCTGGAAGAAGGGAAAAAGGTGAACGGGTTCAAAAATGTTACCGTCAACGAACCTTTTTTTCAAGGGCATTTCCCAGGTCATCCGATTATGCCAGGAGTGTTGATCGTTGAAGCCATGGCACAGGTTGGCGGAGCCTATGTTTCAGTCATTGACGGTATTAAAGATGACAAGGTGACCTACTTTGTCGGTATCGACAAGGCACGTTTCCGTAAACCTGTGTTGCCGGGGGATGTGCTGCGCATGGAACTTGAACTGCTGTCCAAGCGGCGTGGCATTTACCAGTTTGCCGGTAAGGCTTATGTCGGTAGCACACTGGTTGCTGAAGCTGAATTAAAAGCGACCTTTGCGGATAAATAA
- the lpxA gene encoding acyl-ACP--UDP-N-acetylglucosamine O-acyltransferase, which produces MIHPTAIITPGADLDSGVTVGAYAVIGEHVKIGAGTVVGPHAVIEGRTEIGRDNQIFQFASVGAIPQDLKFHGEETTLKIGDRNRIREFVTIHLGTEDGGGETIVGNDNLFMAYAHVAHDCKVGNHVILANAATLAGHVEIHDFAIMGGLSAVHQFARIGCHVMASGGSMIAQDIAPYSLVQGDRAKTVGVNLTGLKRRGFDEQALSNIKKMYKLVFRSNLKLEEAVSRIETEFDPSADEVKTYLEFLKGSTRGLAR; this is translated from the coding sequence ATGATTCATCCGACCGCAATTATAACACCTGGTGCAGATTTGGATTCCGGCGTAACTGTCGGTGCCTATGCCGTTATTGGTGAGCATGTCAAAATCGGCGCCGGGACCGTTGTCGGCCCGCATGCGGTTATTGAAGGGCGCACCGAAATCGGTCGAGATAACCAGATATTTCAGTTTGCCTCGGTCGGTGCAATCCCGCAGGATTTGAAATTTCACGGGGAAGAGACGACTCTGAAAATAGGAGATCGGAACCGGATCCGCGAGTTTGTCACCATTCATCTCGGGACCGAAGATGGTGGCGGAGAAACCATTGTCGGTAACGATAATTTGTTTATGGCTTACGCGCATGTCGCCCACGATTGCAAGGTGGGCAATCATGTCATTCTCGCCAATGCGGCTACGCTGGCAGGGCATGTCGAGATCCATGACTTTGCCATTATGGGGGGGCTGAGCGCTGTCCATCAATTTGCCCGCATCGGTTGTCACGTTATGGCCAGTGGCGGTTCCATGATAGCACAGGACATTGCTCCCTATTCCCTGGTACAGGGCGATCGGGCCAAAACGGTTGGGGTCAACCTGACCGGATTGAAGCGTCGTGGTTTCGATGAACAGGCGCTGAGCAATATAAAAAAGATGTATAAACTGGTATTTCGCTCCAATCTGAAACTTGAGGAAGCGGTGAGCAGAATCGAGACCGAATTTGACCCTTCTGCCGACGAAGTGAAAACCTATCTTGAATTTTTAAAAGGAAGCACGCGCGGATTGGCGCGGTAA
- the lpxB gene encoding lipid-A-disaccharide synthase, producing MRPEISENNSKRIMIITGESSGDLHGSHLIRAAAEQYPEMSFFGVGGKRMAAAGCQLIFSSDELAVMGVWEVAAQFYGIFRRFKQLKRILQGPAAPDALVLIDFPDFNLRLAKIAKKLGIAVLYYITPKVWAWRKKRAKVIAENTDQLALIFPFEPDIFRPFGVAAEYVGNPLLDEYVNNRPKGDLRARLGIGGEEQVVGIFPGSRKSEITYILDSLVETAKLIHRDKPGAKFLLPVAPSLDADIFHTRLNGCGIPIFILEENIYEVAHACNAVLCVSGTVTLQLALTGTPMAILYKIAPLSYAIGKHLVKVEHVGLTNIIAGREIVREFIQDAASPDAMQDEIIRLLDDDVYTNQMRNNLQEVKLLLGEPGCSGKVAKLVHELVTK from the coding sequence ATGCGACCGGAAATATCAGAAAATAACAGCAAAAGGATTATGATTATTACCGGCGAGTCTTCGGGGGATTTGCACGGCAGTCATCTTATTCGGGCCGCCGCTGAACAATACCCGGAGATGAGTTTTTTTGGGGTTGGCGGAAAGCGTATGGCTGCAGCCGGGTGCCAGTTGATTTTTTCTTCCGATGAACTGGCGGTCATGGGTGTCTGGGAAGTGGCTGCCCAGTTTTACGGGATTTTTCGTCGTTTCAAACAACTGAAAAGAATCCTTCAGGGGCCGGCAGCTCCTGACGCTTTGGTCTTGATCGATTTCCCCGATTTTAATCTGCGGCTGGCTAAAATCGCCAAAAAACTAGGGATAGCGGTTCTTTATTACATAACGCCAAAAGTTTGGGCGTGGCGAAAAAAAAGAGCCAAAGTGATTGCCGAGAATACTGATCAACTCGCTTTGATTTTTCCTTTTGAACCCGATATTTTTCGACCCTTCGGCGTGGCTGCCGAATATGTTGGCAATCCGCTGCTTGATGAATATGTGAATAACCGGCCCAAAGGAGACTTGCGTGCGCGCTTGGGGATCGGTGGGGAAGAACAGGTCGTGGGAATTTTCCCCGGAAGTCGCAAGTCAGAGATAACCTATATCCTCGATTCGTTGGTTGAGACTGCTAAATTGATTCATCGGGACAAACCTGGGGCCAAGTTTCTATTGCCTGTTGCCCCCTCTCTGGATGCTGATATTTTTCACACCCGGTTAAATGGCTGCGGTATTCCTATTTTCATCTTAGAGGAAAACATTTATGAAGTAGCTCATGCCTGCAATGCCGTTTTGTGTGTTTCCGGAACTGTAACATTGCAGCTTGCATTAACCGGGACCCCGATGGCAATCCTCTATAAGATCGCCCCGCTCAGTTATGCTATCGGCAAGCACCTGGTAAAAGTCGAGCATGTTGGTTTGACGAATATCATCGCCGGCCGCGAGATAGTTCGGGAGTTTATTCAGGATGCCGCATCGCCTGATGCCATGCAGGATGAGATAATTCGGTTGCTCGATGATGATGTTTATACAAATCAAATGCGCAACAATTTGCAGGAGGTCAAGCTTTTGCTTGGAGAACCGGGGTGTTCCGGAAAAGTTGCCAAACTTGTTCATGAACTTGTAACCAAATAG
- a CDS encoding ABC transporter ATP-binding protein: MLLSIEKKEAYLRLIRYAYPFKWLLLISVVASLVVSGSDVLIAYLTKPFVDKLIKEGDQVLMRLLPLGVIILYTVKGAARYVQEFYIKNAGQLAIQDIRNDAFEHTIKLSMRYFSKQKTGVLMSRILNDISVVQSAISDNIISLLREGLTMVGLIIYAFITDWKMALVTFVVVPAAVGPASAIGRKIKKYSRRSQAAMGTLTSRLQQSFSGIKVVKAFGTETDEVDKFKDENWSLYLLFRKSFRYSAATSPLMEVLTSLGVAGALWFGFNRVMGGEITQGELFSIMVAAVLMYGPLKKLVKVNNGFQKALGAAERIFELLDTPNDIQDRAGAIELSGVKGEVVFSEVSFAYDDDPVLKDFSVQAKPGEIVAIVGASGAGKSTFIGLLNRFYEPQAGRILIDGQDINMVTQASLHANLALVDQETFLFNDSITNNIRYGCDDAGMEAVTAAARLAYADDFICAMPEGYDTIIGDRGVRLSGGQRQRICIARAILRDAPILLLDEATSALDTESEAMVQKALSNLMQNRTTFIIAHRLSTIMHADRILVLDNGQIVESGTHQQLLDGNGAYRRLYDAQFSE, translated from the coding sequence ATGCTGTTAAGTATCGAAAAAAAAGAGGCCTACCTCCGGCTCATTCGCTATGCATATCCATTTAAATGGCTTTTGCTGATTTCTGTGGTGGCGTCTCTGGTCGTTTCGGGCAGCGATGTCCTGATTGCTTATCTGACCAAACCTTTTGTTGATAAGTTGATTAAAGAGGGCGACCAAGTTCTCATGCGTCTGCTGCCTCTTGGCGTGATCATTCTGTATACTGTTAAAGGTGCGGCGCGTTATGTCCAAGAGTTTTACATCAAAAATGCCGGGCAGTTAGCTATCCAGGATATTCGTAACGATGCGTTTGAACACACCATCAAATTATCGATGCGATATTTTTCAAAGCAGAAGACCGGCGTCCTGATGTCGCGAATTCTTAATGATATCAGTGTTGTTCAGTCGGCTATTTCCGATAATATCATCAGCCTGCTGCGGGAAGGGCTGACCATGGTTGGCCTGATTATTTATGCCTTTATCACCGACTGGAAAATGGCTCTGGTCACCTTTGTGGTGGTTCCCGCTGCCGTGGGTCCCGCCTCCGCCATTGGACGGAAAATCAAAAAGTATTCAAGACGCAGTCAGGCCGCGATGGGAACCTTGACCTCACGGCTTCAGCAGAGCTTTTCCGGGATAAAAGTCGTTAAGGCCTTTGGTACTGAAACCGATGAGGTTGATAAGTTTAAGGACGAAAACTGGTCCCTATACCTATTGTTCCGCAAATCCTTTCGCTACAGTGCCGCCACGTCTCCTTTAATGGAAGTTTTGACTTCGCTGGGCGTTGCCGGCGCTCTCTGGTTTGGTTTTAACAGGGTCATGGGCGGTGAGATCACCCAGGGTGAGCTGTTTTCCATTATGGTTGCCGCAGTATTGATGTATGGACCATTGAAAAAATTGGTTAAAGTTAATAACGGGTTTCAGAAGGCGCTGGGGGCAGCAGAGCGAATTTTTGAATTACTGGATACGCCCAATGACATACAGGACCGTGCCGGCGCTATCGAACTGTCTGGGGTTAAAGGAGAGGTCGTTTTTTCCGAGGTCAGTTTTGCTTATGACGACGATCCGGTTTTAAAAGATTTTTCCGTGCAGGCCAAACCAGGGGAAATTGTCGCTATAGTAGGGGCCAGCGGGGCTGGAAAGAGCACTTTTATCGGCCTGTTAAATCGGTTTTATGAACCACAAGCGGGCCGCATTCTGATTGATGGGCAAGATATCAATATGGTGACGCAGGCCAGCCTGCATGCCAATCTTGCTTTGGTTGACCAGGAAACTTTTCTATTTAATGACAGTATCACCAACAATATTCGTTACGGTTGTGACGATGCCGGAATGGAGGCTGTTACGGCTGCGGCCCGGCTGGCCTATGCTGACGATTTCATCTGCGCTATGCCCGAAGGGTACGACACGATCATTGGTGACCGAGGAGTCCGCCTGTCCGGCGGTCAGCGGCAGCGGATCTGTATCGCCCGCGCCATCCTGCGTGACGCACCGATACTCTTGTTGGATGAGGCGACCAGCGCGCTTGATACCGAAAGTGAAGCGATGGTGCAAAAAGCCCTCAGTAACTTGATGCAGAATCGGACGACGTTTATCATCGCCCATCGACTTTCAACCATCATGCATGCCGACCGGATTCTGGTCTTGGACAATGGGCAGATTGTTGAATCCGGCACTCATCAGCAATTGCTCGATGGTAACGGCGCTTATCGGCGTCTGTATGATGCTCAATTCAGTGAGTGA
- a CDS encoding lysophospholipid acyltransferase family protein has protein sequence MSWKEKLLFATVPWLGAQLIRGLYYSMRVEFLGEEGVRELWERGENVILAFWHEQTLMMAKSYRGPGAKLLISQSKDGELLAKAMTHFGYEAIRGSSSRGGRSAFKEMLSISKEPFDLALTPDGPRGPRRELKDGVVQLARLGGRAVVPLAFCCNRGHRFSSWDRFLLPYPFARAVYRYGEPVYFDKDAGVADFRDRLAKAMMTNLRAAEKHLEAYGLPAV, from the coding sequence ATGTCCTGGAAAGAGAAACTGCTGTTTGCCACGGTCCCATGGCTGGGAGCTCAGTTGATTCGTGGCCTCTATTATTCGATGCGGGTCGAATTCCTCGGTGAGGAGGGTGTCAGGGAGCTTTGGGAGCGAGGGGAAAATGTGATTCTGGCTTTCTGGCATGAACAGACTTTGATGATGGCCAAGAGTTACCGTGGGCCTGGTGCGAAGCTGTTGATCAGTCAGTCCAAAGATGGTGAGCTGTTAGCCAAGGCAATGACTCATTTCGGTTATGAAGCGATTCGTGGCTCTTCTTCCCGGGGCGGACGGAGTGCCTTCAAGGAGATGCTCAGTATCAGTAAAGAACCTTTTGATCTGGCCTTGACTCCGGATGGTCCCCGAGGGCCACGGCGGGAACTTAAAGATGGGGTTGTGCAACTGGCCAGACTTGGCGGTCGAGCGGTTGTGCCTCTGGCGTTCTGTTGCAATCGGGGGCATCGTTTTTCATCCTGGGATCGGTTTCTACTGCCTTACCCTTTCGCGCGTGCGGTTTATCGCTACGGAGAGCCGGTATATTTTGATAAGGACGCTGGAGTTGCCGATTTCCGTGACCGTCTGGCCAAGGCAATGATGACGAACTTACGCGCTGCTGAAAAGCATCTGGAAGCTTATGGTTTACCTGCTGTATAA